From the Lathyrus oleraceus cultivar Zhongwan6 chromosome 3, CAAS_Psat_ZW6_1.0, whole genome shotgun sequence genome, the window CATTACTATCCCAATGCAGTATATTAAGAAGGAAAAGCTTTGAACCTGAATACGACCAGAGTAACGGAGATGGACAAGGTTCTTCGACCATGCAATCAAAGAGAAGACACCCCCAGATTCTGTTTGATAAGGGAATGAATTAATCGTAATACCAAAGCTCATTTGGAATCCCTTTGCTGCAAAAGGAATTATATGTTGCATCCCAACTGTCTTCTGCAAATTTTTGCTTAAGTTTTCACGTGATCAGAAAAAGATAAAATATCCTCAAAGTCTGATAGTGACCTATTAGAATCTCCTTGATCCTTGTGTTGATTGGATCTTCAGAATTTGAATCTCCATAGTCTGGATCTTTAAAGGCTGACTTCATTCAGAGTCTTAGTCTTCAGCTTCTGATCTTTCAGAATATGGATCTTTATATTCTCTTTAAATGTTCATTCTCTGTACCAATACTAGGTTCTCTTTAGAAATTTCAGTCTATCATCCTGCACACTTGTATATTTGTTAGTATACTATTGTTCCTTAAATACTATATTATCCAGACCTAGGGTTACGTCGAAGTCTCAAGGAAATTTCCATGAAGATTAGGCCTAAAACTCGTGGACCACCCTCCAACCTAACGTCACTCGTACTTCCCGCCGATATCGGGGTACTTGTCGGTGCAACATCAAAGATATCACAAGTTCGTAGTTAACACTAGGTGTAGAGTGGGTGCAAGGACTCCCAATATGGGTACCAAAGGATCTCAGACCCACACCCCAAACCCCTTAGGCAAGTTTTAGTAGACTGAAGAGAAGTCGGTCGAATATTTGTTGATTCCAGCAATGATCTATATATAAACTACCTCGTCATTACTATCCCAATGCAGTATATTAAGAAGGAAAAGCTTTGAACCCGAATACGACCAGAGTAACGGAGATGGACAAGGTTCTTCGACCATGCAATCAAAGAGAAGACACCCCCAGATTCTGTTTGATAGGGGAATGAATTAATCGTAATACCAAAGCTCATTTGGAATCCCTTTGCTGCAAAAGGAATTATATGTTGCATCCCAACTGTCTTCTGCAAATTTTTGCCAAAGTTTTCACGTGATCAGAAAAAGATAAAATATCCTCAAAGTCTGATAGTGACCTATTAGAATCTCCTTGATCCTTGTGTTGATTGGATCTTCAGAATTTGAATCTCCATAGTCTGGATCTTTAAAGGCTGACTTCATTCAGAGTCTTAGTCTTCAGCTTATGATCTTTCAGATTATGGATCTTTATATTCTCTTTAAATGTTCATTCTCTGTACCAATACTAGGTTCTCTTTAGAAATTTCAGTCTATCATCCTGCACACATGTATATTTGTTAGTATACCCTATTGTTCCTTAAATACTATATTATCCAGACCTAGGGTTACATCGAAGTCTCAAGGAAATTTCCATGAAGATTAGGCCTAAAACTCGTGGACCACCCTCCAACCTAACGTCACTCGTACTTCCCGCCGATATCGGGGTACTTGTCGGTGCAACATCAAAGATATCACAAGTTCGTAGTTAACACTAGGTGTAGAGTGGGTGCAAGGACTCCCAATATGGGTACCAAAGGACCTCAGACCCACACCCCAAACCCCTTAGGCAAGTTTTAGTAGACTGGAGTGAAGTCGGTCGAATATTTATTGATTCCAGCAATGATCTATATCTAAACTACCTCGTCATTACTATCCCAATGCAGTATATTAAGAAGGAAAAGCTTTGAACCCGAATACGACCAGAGTAACGGAGATGGACAAGGTTCTTCGGCCATGCAATCAAAGAGAAGACACCCCCAGATTCTGTTTGATAAGGGAATGAATTAATCATAATACCAACGCTCGTTTGGAATCCCGTTGCTTCAAAAGGAATTATATGTTGCATCCCAACTGTCTTCTGCAAATTTTTGCTTAAGTTTTCACGTGATCAGAAAAAGATAAAATATCCTCAAAGTCTGATAGTGACCTATTAGAATCTCCTTGATCCTTGTGTTGATTGGATCTTCAGAATTTGAATCTCCATTGTCTGGATCTTTAAAGGCTGACTTCATTCAGAGTCTTAGTCTTCAGCTTCTGATCTTTCAGAATATGGATCTTTATATTCTCTTTAAATGTTCATTCTCTGTACCAATACTAGGTTCTCTTTAGAAATTTCAGTCTATCATCCTGCACACATGTATATTTGTTAGTATACCCTATTGTTCCTTAAAGACTATATTATCCAGACCTAGGGTTACGTCGAAGTCTCAAGGAAATTTCCATgaagattatgcctaaaactcGTGGACCACCCTCCAACCTAACGTCACTCGTACTTCCCGCCGATATCGGGGTACTTGTCGGTGCAACATCAAAGATATCACAAGTTCGTAGTTAACACTAGGTGTAGAGTGGGTGCAAGGACTCCCAATATGGGTACCAAAGGATCTCAGACCCACACCCCAAACCCCTTAGGCAAGTTTTAGTAGACTGGAGTGAAGTCGGTCGAATATTTGTTGATTCCAGCAATGATCTATATCTAAACTACCTCGTCATTACTATCTTAATGCAGTATATTAAGAAGGAAAAGCTTTGAACCCGAATACTACCAGAGTAACGGAGATGGACAAGGTTCTTCGACCATGCAATCAAAGAGAAGACACCCCCAGATTCTGTTTGATAAGGGAATGAATTAATCGTAATACCAAAGCTCATTTGGAATCCCTTTGCTGCAAAAGGAATTATATGTTGCATCCCAACTGTCTTCTGCAAATTTTTGCTTAAGTTTTCACGTGATCAGAAAAAGATAAAATATCCTCAAAGTCTGATAGTGACCTATTAGAATCTCCTTGATCCTTGTGTTGATTGGATCTTCAGAATTTGAATCTCCATAGTCTGGATCTTTAGAGGCTGACTTCATTCAGAGTCTTAGTCTTCAACTTCTGATCTTTCAGAATATGGATCTTTATATTCTATTTAAATGTTCATTCTCTGTACCAATACTAGGTTCTCTCTAGAAATTTCAGTCTATCATCCTGCACACTTGTATATTTGTTAGTATACCCTATTGTTCCTTAAATACTATATTATCCAGACCTAGGGTTACGTCGAAGTCTCAAGGAAATTTCCATGAAGATTAGGCCTAAAACTCGTGGACCACCCTCCAACCTAACGTCACTCGTACTTCCCGCCGATATCGGCGTACTTGTCGGTGCAACATCAAAGATATCACAAGTTCGTAGTTAACACTAGGTGTAGAGTAGGTGCAAGGACTCCCAATATGGGTACCAAAGGATCTCAGACCCACACCCCAAACCCCTTAGGCATGTTTTAGTAGACTAGAGTGAAGTCGGTCGAATATTTGTTGATTCCAGCAATGATCTATATCTAAACTACCTCGTCATTACTATCCCAATGCAGTATATTAAGAAGGAAAAGCTTTGAACCCGAATACGACCAGAGTAACGGAGATGGACAAGGTTCTTCGACCATGCAATCAAAGAGAAGACACCCCCAGATTCTGTTTGATAAGGGAATGAATTAATCTTAATACCAAAGCTCATTTGGAATCCCTTTGCTGCAAAAGGAATTATATGTTGCATCCCAACTGTCTTCTTCAAATTTTTGCTTAAGTTTTCACGTGATCAGAAAAAGATAAAATATCCTCAAAGTCTGATAGTGACGTATTAGAATCTCCTTGATCCTTGTGTTGATTGGATCTTCAGAATTTGAATCTCCATAGACTAGATCTTTAAAGGCTGACTTCATTCAAAGTCTTAGTCTTCAGCTTCTGATCTTTCAGAATATGGATCTTTATATTCTCTTTAAATGTTCATTCTCTGTACCAATACTAGGTTCTCTTTAGAAATTTCAGTCTATCATCCTGCACACTTGTATATTTGTTAGTATACCCTATTGCTCCTTAAATACTATATTATCCAGACCTAGGGTTACGTCGAAGTCTCAAGGAAATTTCCATGAAGATTAGGCCTAAAACTCGTGGACCACCCTCCAACCTAACGTCATTCGTACTTCCCGCCGATATCGGGGTACTTGTCGGTGCAACATCGAAGATATCACAAGTTCGTAGTTAACACTAGGTGTAGAGTGGGTGCCAGGACTCCCAATATGGGTACCAAAGGATCTCAGACCCACACCCCAAACCCCTTAGGCAAGTTCTAGTAGACTGGAGTGAAGTCGGTCGAATATTTGTTGATTCCAGCAATGATCTATATCTAAACTACCTCGTCATTACTATCCCAATGCAGTATATTAAGAAGGAAAAGCTTTGAACCTGAATACGACCAGAGTAACGGAGATGAACAAGGTTCTTCGACCATGCAATCAAAGAGAAGACACCCCCAGATTCTGTTTGATAAGGGAATGAATTAATCGTAATACCAAAGCTCATTTGGAATCCCTTTGCTGCAAAAGGAATTATATGTTGCATCCCAACTGTCTTCTGCAAATTTTTGCTTAAGTTTTCACGTGATCAGAAAAAGATAAAATGTCCTCAAAGTCTGATAGTGACCTATTAGAATCTCCTTGATCCTTGTGTTGATTGGATCTTCAGAATTTGAATCTCCATAGTCTGGATCTTTAAAGGCTGACTTCATTCAGAGTCTTAGTCTTCAGCTTCTGATCTTTCAGAATATGGATCTTTATATTCTCTTTAAATGTTCATTCTCTTTACCAATACTAGGTTCTCTTTAGAAATTTCAGTCTATCATCCTGCACACTTGTATATTTGTTAGTATACTATTGTTCCTTAAATACTATATTATCCAGACCTAGGGTTACGTCGAAGTCTCAAGGAAATTTCCATGAAGATTAGGCCTAAAACTCGTGGACCACCCTCCAACCTAACGTCACTCGTACTTCCCGCCGATATCGGGGTACTTGTCGGTGCAACATCAAAGATATCACAAGTTCGTAGTTAACACTAGGTGTAGAGTGGGTGCAAGGACTCCCAATATGGGTACCAAAGGATCTCAGACCCACACCCCAAACCCCTTAGGCAAGTTTTAGTAGACTGAAGAGAAGTCGGTCGAATATTTGTTGATTCCAGCAATGATCTATATCTAAACTACCTCGTCATTACTATCCCAATGCAGTATATTAAGAAGGAAAAGCTTTGAACCCGAATACGACCAGAGTAACGGAGATGGACAAGGTTCTTCGACCATGCAATCAAAGAGAAGACACCCCCAGATTCTGTTTGATAAGGGAATGAATTAATCGTAATACCAAAGCTCATTTGGAATCCCTTTGCTGCAAAAGGAATTATATGTTGCATCCCAACTGTCTTCTGCAAATTTTTGCTTAAGTTTTCACGTGATCAGAAAAAGATAAAATATCCTCAAAGTCTGATAGTGACCTATTAGAATCTCCTTGATCCTTGTGTTGATTGGATCATCGGAATTTGAATCTCCATAGTCTGGATCTTTAAAGGCTGACTTCATTCAGAGTCTTAGTCTTCAGCTTCTGATCTTTCAGAATATGGATCTTTATATTCTCTTTAAATGTTCATTCTCTGTACCAATACTAGGTTCTCTTTAGAAATTTCAGTCTATCATCCTGCACACATGTATATTTGTTAGTATACCCTATTGTTCCTTAAATACTATATTATCCAGACCTAGGGTTACATCGAAGTCTCAAGGAAATTTCCATGAAGATTAGGCCTAAAACTCGTGGACCACCCTCCAACCTAACGTCACTCGTACTTCCCGCCGATATCGGGGTACTTGTCGGTGCAACATCAAAGATATCACAAGTTCGTAGTTAACACTAGGTGTAGAGTGGGTGCAAGGACTCCCAATATGGGTACCAAAGGACCTCAGACCCACACCCCAAACCCCTTAGGCAAGTTTTAGTAGACTGGAGTGAAGTCGGTCGAATATTTATTGATTCCAGCAATGATCTATATCTAAACTACCTCGTCATTACTATCCCAATGCAGTATATTAAGAAGGAAAAGCTTTGAACCCGAATACGACCAGAGTAACGGAGATGGACAAGGTTCTTCGGCCATGCAATCAAAGAGAAGACACCCCCAGATTCTGTTTGATAAGGGAATGAATTAATCATAATACCAACGCTCGTTTGGAATCCCTTTGCTTCAAAAGGAATTATATGTTGCATCCCAACTGTCTTCTGCAAATTTTTGCTTAAGTTTTCACGTGATCAGAAAAAGATAAAATATCCTCAAAGTCTGATAGTGACCTATTAGAATCTCCTTGATCCTTGTGTTGATTGGATCTTCAGAATTTGAATCTCCATTGTCTGGATCTTTAAAGGCTGACTTCATTCAGAGTCTTAGTCTTCAACTTCTGATCTTTCAGAATATGGATCTTTATATTCTCTATAAATGTTCATTCTTTGTACCAATACTAGGTTCTCTTTAGAAATTTCAGTCTATCATCCTGCACACATGTATATTTGTTAGTATACCCTATTGTTCCTTAAAGACTATATTATCCAGACCTAGGGTTACGTCGAAGTCTCAAGGAAATTTCCATgaagattatgcctaaaactcGTGGACCACCCTCCAACCTAACGTCACTCGTACTTCCCGCCGATATCGGGGTACTTGTCGGTGCAACATCAAAGATATCACAAGTTCGTAGTTAACACTAGGTGTAGAGTGGGTGCCAGGACTCCCAATATGGGTACCAAAGGATCTCAGACCCACACCCCAAACCCCTTAGGCAAGTTCTAGTAGACTTGAGTGAAGTCGGTCGAATATTTGTTGATTCCAACAATGATCTATATCTAAACTACCTCGTCATTACTATCCCAATGCAGTATATTAAGAAGGAAAAGCTTTGAACCCGAATACGACCAGAGTAACGGAGATGGACAAGGTTCTTCGACCATGCAATCAAAGAGAAGACACCCCCAGATTCTGTTTGATAAGGGAATGAATTAATCGTAATACCAAAGCTCATTTGGAATCCCTTTGCTGCAAAAGGAATTATATGTTGCATCCCAACTGTCTTCTGCAACTTTTTGCTTAAGTTTTCACGTGATCAGAAAAAGATAAAATATCCTCAAAGTCTGATAGTGACCTTTTAGAATCTCCTTGATCCTTGTGTTGATTGGATCTTCAGAATTTGAATCTCCATAGTCTGGATCTTTAAAGGCTGACTTCATTCAGAGTCTTAGTCTTCAGCTTCTGATCTTTCAGAATATGGATCTTTATATTCTCTTTAAATGTTCATTCTCTGTACCAATACTAGGTTCTCTTTAGAAATTTCAGTCTATCATCCTGCACACATGTATATTTGTTACTATACCCTATTGTTCCTTAAATACTATATTATCCAGACCTAGGGTTACATCGAAGTCTCAAGGAAATTTCCATGAAGATTAGGCCTAAAACTCGTGGACCACCCTCCAACCTAACGTCACTCGTACTTCCCGCCGATATCGGGGTACTTGTCGGTGCAACATCAAAGATATCACAAGTTCGTAGTTAACACTAGGTGTAGAGTGGGTGCAAGGACTCCCAATATGGGTACCAAAGGACCTCAGACCCACACCCCAAACCCCTTAGGCAAGTTTTAGTAGACTGGAGTGAAGTCGGTCGAATATTTATTGATTCCAGCAATGATCTATATCTAAACTACCTCGTCATTACTATCCCAATGCAGTATATTAAGAAGGAAAAGCTTTGAACCCGAATACGACCAGAGTAACGGAGATGGACAAGGTTCTTCGGCCATGCAATCAAAGAGAAGACACCCCCAGATTCTGTTTGATAAGGGAATGAATTAATCATAATACCAACGCTCGTTTGGAATCCCTTTGCTTCAAAAGGAATTATATGTTGCATCCCAACTGTCTTCTGCAAATTTTTTCTTAAGTTTTCACGTGATCAGAAAAAGATAAAATATCATTCAAAGTCTGATAGTGACCTATTAGAATCTCCTTGATCCTTGTGTTGATTGGATCTTCAGAATTTGAATCTCCATTGTCTGGATCTTTAAAGGCTGACTTCATTCAGAGTCTTAGTCTTCAACTTCTGATCTTTCAGAATATGGATCTTTATATTCTCTATAAATGTTCATTCTTTGTACCAATACTAGGTTCTCTTTAGAAATTTCAGTCTATCATCCTGCACACATGTATATTTGTTAGTATACCCTATTGTTCCTTAAAGACTATATTATCCAGACCTAGGGTTACGTCGAAGTCTCAAGGAAATTTCCATgaagattatgcctaaaactcGTGGACCACCCTCCAACCTAACGTCACTCGTACTTCCCGCCGATATCGGGGTACTTGTCGGTGCAACATCAAAGATATCACAAGTTCGTAGTTAACACTAGGTGTAGAGTGGGTGCCAGGACTCCCAATATGGGTACCAAAGGATCTCAGACCCACACCCCAAACCCCTTAGGTAAGTTCTAGTAGACTTGAGTGAAGTCGGTCGAATATTTGTTGATTCCAACAATGATCTATATCTAAACTACCTCGTCATTACTATCCCAATGCAGTATATTAAGAAGGAAAAGCTTTGAACCCGAATACGACCAGAGTAACGGAGATGGACAAGGTTCTTCGACCATGCAATCAAAGAGAAGACACCCCCAGATTCTGTTTGATAAGGGAATGAATTAATCGTAATACCAAAGCTCATTTGGAATCCCTTTGCTGCAAAAGGAATTATATGTTGCATCCCAACTGTCTTCTGCAATTTTTTGCTTAAGTTTTCACGTGATCAGAAAAAGATAAAATATCCTCAAAGTCTGATAGTGACCTTTTAGAATCTCCTTGATCCTTGTGTTGATTGGATCTTCAGAATTTGAATCTCCATAGTCTGGATCTTTAAAGGCTGACTTCATTCAGAGTCTTAGTCTTCAGCTTCTGATCTTTCAGAATATGGATCTTTATATTCTCTTTAAATGTTCATTCTCTGTACCAATACTAGGTTCTCTTTAGAAATTTCAGTCTATCATCCTGCACACTTGTATATTTGTTAGTATAccctattgttctttaaatactaTATTATCCAGACCTAGGGTTACATCGAAGTCTCAAGGAAATTTCCATGAAGATTAGGCCTAAAACTCGTGGACCACCCTCCAACCTAACGTCACTCGTACTTCCCGCCGATATCGGGGTACTTGTCGGTGCAACATCAAAGATATCACAAGTTCGTAGTTAACACTAGGTGTAGAGTGGGTGCCAGGACTCCCAATATGGGTACCAAAGGATCTCAGACCCACACCCCAAACCCCTTAGGCAAGTTCTAGTAGACTGGAGTGAAGTCGGTCGAATATTTGTTGATTCCAGCAATGATCTATATCTAAACTACCTCGTCATTACTATCCCAATGCAGTATATTAAGAAGGAAAAGCTTTGAACCCGAATACGACCAGAGTAACGGAGATGGACAAGGTTCTTCGACCATGCAATCAAAGAGAAGACACCCCCAGATTCTGTTTGATAAGGGAATGAATTAATCGTAATACCAAAGCTCATTTGGAATCCCTTTGATGCAAAAGGAATTATATGTTGCATCCCAACTGTCTTCTGCAAATTTTTGCTTAAGTTTTCACGTGATCAGAAAAAGATAAAATATCCTCAACGTCTGATAGTGACCTATTAAAATCTCCTTGATCCTTGTGTTGATTGGATCTTCAGAATTTGAATCTCCATTGTCTGGATCTTTAAAGGCTGACTTCATTCAGAGTCTTAGTCTTCAGCTTCTGATCTTTCAGAATATGGATCTTTATATTCTCTTTAAATGTTCATTCTCTGTACCAATACTAGGTTCTTTTTAGAAATTTCAGTCTATCATCTTGCACACTTGTATATTTGTTAGTATAccctattgttctttaaatactatattatcatcaaaatcttagagatatgGTACAAACCAATTTTATttcaacaatctcccccttttaATGATGACAAATACAACTATTTAAGAATAATTATTGTTAAGTTAATTAACTAGTTTACTTCAGGATCTAAGGTATGTAAACTTCCCCCGAGTCTAATAGTTTAAAATGTGAGGTCTGTAAGTTCTCCCTAAGTTCTTTCTAAGTTAATTGAATTTATCTTAAAAGCACAATAAAATAATCTCCATAACTTAAGCATAAATAATTTTTAACTATCAGATTCAGACACTTAAATACTTATATATCTACTCCCTTTTTGCCATCAACAAAAATAATAAAGAATAAAGAAAGCAGAAAAAGTTCTTAACTATTAGATTCAAACACTTAAATATTTATATATCTACTCCCCCTTTTATCAtcaacaaaaagaaaaaagaataaagGAAGCAAAAATAGTTCTTAATTATCAAATTTAGACGCTTAAATACTTATATATCTACTTCAATGATGAAACCACATTAAATCTATATGTTCCCCATTACTTTTTCAAAATTGATCCCAAACGATTCAGTTTCATTCCGCGTCGGATCACGACATGGAGGTCAATCAATGATACTTAAGGCTTCCCCCGACTCCTTCAGGCAAAGCCTTAAGGGTGATTCTTTTGAACCGGTCAAAGGTTCAATCCATTTCAAATCCACTATACTCGCCCCAAAGTATAAAAACAGTTTAAATACTAAAAGCAATGTACAATCTCCGATCTCTACTTTTATGATACTTATCTTGAATCTTAAACTAACTTGAACGTTGAAGTGTTAACCATGCAGGTTTATTCCGCAAAACCATAAAATATATCAGAGTCATCATTCACGATCATCGATTATTAAACTGTGTTCATTTCTAATTTTTTCGTGGAGTTAGATCATTTACCTTTTATTCTTGATCTGAACAAATTTCTATTTATTTCTCTAAAAtaagaaataaataaattatttttgaAAGAAACGACACAAGTAACAAATTTTTTTCTTTGAACTTGACTTTAgattaaaaaaaatagatttgATAATTTAGAACttaataagaaaataaataaatgataatCAAAAGTTATTTCGGCTAAAATCAAACTCAATTATATTTTCTTTTGAATTCAAATATTTAACCGTTTGAATTGAACCAAATTTTATGATTTAAACTCCATCATTTTACTCTAGACAATGTGATAACACACATAAACAATGAATAAAAAATTAGTAAATAAAATATCTATTATCGTTTCTCAAATACTCAGTTTTTGCAACTAATTTCACACTATATAATTAAAAGCATAGCTTCccattaagaaaagtgaaaaccaccacaaaataaaatataaaaactTCACACTATTGCCATGAAGAATTATCCTTCTAAACTTTTTATGTATTTCTGAATGATTGAATTAAAGACCagaacaaaaaaaaaaacagaatgTACTCTAATGTACAACAATTCTAAGAATAGGGACTGATTTGATAATATCATAATAGTCCCAAAGGATGGGAaaacaataagatgatgaatagcagaagaaaaaaaacaatGCTAAATTTGACTCAGTTTTTGAACTTGTTGCCAGGAAAATCTCCACCGTCCATCACTCTCTGATAAAACTATATAGACTACAACTGATCGTAGTGTAGTTTTTTTCTCTCTCACAGTTACCTGGTAGTGGTAGGAGAGAGAGAGTGAACACTTCTCTGTGCAACCAAACAGCATAAGAATCCTGCACCCGCTAACCCTTTGTTTCCCGCCAATTCTCTCACTCCATTCCAATCCTGCAACGCCGTCGTTTTGGGTGACGAAGACGACGTTGATGACTCCGTTTCATCCACTGATTCCGTACCACACGTGTCATTATCGCAAGATTCACTCGAAACTTCTTCTCCGGCCACCGCCACTTTCTGTTTCAGTTCCGGTTCCGGTAATTTTCTCCGGCGGTCTTTTATCTTTTCTCCCATTAGATCACGGTAACCTATCGCCGATATTTTTTCCAGTGCCGGAAAACCAGAACCGTCTACCACCATTGCTCCGATGTTCATTACGCCGTAGAAACTCCCCGACGGCCGACGTATTTGAACTGCGCTGAAGCAGGGACTTCTGTTACCATCACCGTTGCCGTCGCCGTTACCAGAGTTCGAAGAGAGAATATTGCTGACAAGGAACCTGACTGTACCGACTATGTGATCACGGAAGGTACCAACGGCGTAGATTGCTACACAGACGCCTGCGGTTTCGCTGGCAAGAAACTCCGGCGTTACGCGGAAGAGGAATTTATCGTTCCATGTAGGATTCTGGCCTCCGATTTTGTCGACTCGTGTTCGGAGCTTGGTGGAAGAATCGATCCACGTGAGAGCGTAGGTTTGAAACTTTCTCCGTGGTGATGGCGGTGGCTTCAAACCTTGTGCTGAGATCAAGTTGATCTCTAATACTAGCTGCGACTTCGCCGGAGACACCATTGATTATTCTCACTCTCTCGTTCTGGAGCCTTACCGTACCATCTTTTTCCTTTCTTCAACTTCCGGCGAGATGAACGGGCATGATGAATCAAGAAAAGATCAACGGTTGTGATTGCGGCGGAAAGAAGAAGAGAGAACGAAAATGGAAGGCTCGGTTAATAACCAGTGTGGGACCGatgtatatatattttattttactGTTTGGAATTTTATTTTGTAGTTAAAGTTATAACCGTTATGGTGTCAGAAGGTAAATATTAGCTGTAAATAACTAATCAGGGGTTAAGGGGAGGTCATTAGTGAAAACCGTCTTATTGTCAGTTAACACTAACAGCGTCTTAACTgaaaaacaacaaacaaacgtCTCTAGACACctatttatttaataataataataataataataataataataataataataataataataatacaaaattaaaagtaaGATAAAAAAAGTACAATTAAAGGTTAATCTAGTTTGTCTACTTTTACCATGAATCTcctaattatttaaaaaaaaaatatttttcattatAGTTGTTTTTGTTCGAAGTTATTAAATATGGAGTTTGCTATTTCCACTCTTATGTGTGCTCCTTCACTACTTTGAAAAGTCACAATCATCTTTAGTattcgaagatgcatctctagaCGCATTTTCTTAGACACTTCTATACATAAAACGAGGAGGCATCTTATTTTTGTCAAAATTTAATCTGGAGATACATCTTCGTATGTGTAAAATGTGAGTCCGAAGATGTATATCCTTAAACACCATTTATTCAAAAATTAGTGGTTGGTCCGGAGATACATCTTCGAACGCTTTTGTTTCATATCCTCG encodes:
- the LOC127132160 gene encoding uncharacterized protein LOC127132160; the encoded protein is MVSPAKSQLVLEINLISAQGLKPPPSPRRKFQTYALTWIDSSTKLRTRVDKIGGQNPTWNDKFLFRVTPEFLASETAGVCVAIYAVGTFRDHIVGTVRFLVSNILSSNSGNGDGNGDGNRSPCFSAVQIRRPSGSFYGVMNIGAMVVDGSGFPALEKISAIGYRDLMGEKIKDRRRKLPEPELKQKVAVAGEEVSSESCDNDTCGTESVDETESSTSSSSPKTTALQDWNGVRELAGNKGLAGAGFLCCLVAQRSVHSLSPTTTR